The Nocardioides sp. cx-173 genome segment CTCGATCGCCAGTCCAGCGAGAAATGTGTTCCTCAAGCGCGCGCGCGCCATTCCCGGTCGTGCCACACCGTTGGCGCAGACGGTGAGCGCCTGGGGGTCACGTCTTCCCATGAGCTCGTGAGCAGCCACAGCGAGCTCGGCCAACTCATCGAGCCCGTGCCCGCCGGCACCAAGGTTTGCATGAAGATCGCTTCGTACCCGCGCCGCGAACCCAAGTTCGCGGGTTACCTGAAGAGCGTCGCCGTCGGGCGACACGAGAGGCCGGGTGGCTTGCAGCGCGTACGCAGCAGGGTCCTGACGGAACCAGACTTTCGATCCCGACTCGCGCAGGACGACCAGATCAGAGAGGAACGGGTCCCAGCGCAGCCCGACGCGGTCCACATAGAACCCGAGCGCGAACTCCGCGACGAACGTGCGGTATCCGTACTCCAAGTACGCCTCTCGAAAGGCAGGTATAGCTCCGTACAGCCCGAACAGTGTGTCCGCGTCCGAGCGGACAAGGACCCCCGCCAGGTCGGACGGAGTGAGTCGGGACGCAAGCCGTCGAGGAAGACGGCTGCGCCCGGATCGGATAGCCCGCTCCACTTCTCCCTCAACGTTCCAAAGCACGTCAGGGCGGGTGCGGACCACGAGGTCGTACGGCCCGTTCCGATGGGACTCGTGCCCTCGCACGAGGGTGTAACCGCGCTCCAGGCTCCGCCACATCGACGCGAAGTGTCTGGATCTGCGATCGTCGATCTCGATTCCCGTGGAGGATGATGGAAAGACCACCTCGTCGGGCAGGTCAGGCTGGGGTTCCACGACCGTCGATGAGGGCTCGAGGCGCGCCAGAGCGCGGAGATTCGCCGCTAGGGCAGCCGGAGGGCTGGCGGTCTGCTCCCACGAGTGCACGAAGAGATCCACCTCATGGCGGGTCCTCAAGTTCCCCAGCCACTGGCCATGCGCACGCTCGAGCCTCGAGAGTGTGCGGAGCTCGCCCGCCATCAGCACGGCGATCCTCACTTATCCACCTCCCGTTCGGCGCCGCGAGCGACGGCTCTCCTTCCACCCAAGCGACGGCCGACGTCAGGCACCGAGGCAGTCGTCGACTGCGGCAACTGACACAGGCAGTTCCTCGAACAACCGAAGGTCCGAAGGAATGCCTAGTCCATACATGCCGTCGGCCTCCGACCCCACGTTGAAGAACCCCACCTTGGCGCCCTCGGAGATCAACTCGTTGTAGACGGGCGCGACGTAGAACTCGCCGTTAACCCGCAACTCCTTCTCGATCATCGCCTCGGCCCCACGCACGAAGTCACTGCCCCGCTTGAAGTTGTAGATTCCGACCGTTGCCTCGTCGGAGACCACGACCTTCTCGAGCACCTCGGTTATCTCACCATTGTCACCGAACCGCACAAACGACCACTTGGGGTCGTCTGCGGTCATCGTCATGATCAACGCATCCAGGGACTGGGAATCGAACTCCGCGAGATAGTCGTCGATCGACGCATTAACGTACTGGTCCGAGTTTGCAATCATAAGGGGCGAGTCGTTGTCGATGAAGTCCTTGGCGAGGAGAACGGTGCACGCGGCTCCCTCGGTGACCGAGTCGACCGGAACGATCACGCACTCTGCCTTGGACCACTCGCGAAGTTTGTCGGCAAGACCAAACGTGTCGAGGTGCTGGCGCAGGCAGAGGAAGATGTAACGCACCTCAACCTCGCTGGGGCGCAGGTTCTCGATCACCACACGGACCATCGGCACCTGTCCGCGCACGGGGATCAACGGCTTCGGCAACTCGTATCCTGCGTCCGCGAACCGTGAGCCACGCCCGGCCATGGGGATGACGATGTTGATCATGCGTCCATCCTCTGAGCGACCGGAGCGGCGTCGATGACGTCGTCGGCGCGGTCCAGGTACTTGTCATCGGTAGCACCCGGTAGCTTCACGACCACGTTCGTGACTTCCGTGAGCGCCTTGAAATCGGTGCCCTCCCGGGGCGGGATCACCAGGATCTCACCGGCGCCATACCGCCTGCCGTTCATCTCGACCTCTCCGGAGACGATGACGGTGATCTCAGTGGCAAGACGGTGGTAGTGCCAGTCCTCGTAGTCGCCGGCCGCATAGGACTTGACCCCAACCTCGACGTTCCCGGTCCGGAACAGCGTCGGCTCGAAGTCGCCGACGAACCAGCCTCTGACCATGTCCTGCAGATGTGCGACGTTCATGAAGCTTCCTTGTCGTGGAGATGGCTTTCGTAGTCTGAGACGCCTTGTGGATCAGCAAGAGAGTGATACATCAAGCGGGTGGTCTCAAAGACGCCGATCCGCTTCTGGGCCAGGATCAGCTCGTTGTAAACAGGGCAGACGTAGAAGGAGCCACCGACGTCCGCGCCTTTGCGGATCGACTCGAAAGCAGCCGTGACGAAGTCGCTGCCACGCCGGAAGTAGTAGATGCCCACCGTGGCCATCCGGCTGATCGGTCGCTTCTCTGCCGTCTCAACCACAAGGCCCACGGCATCGAGTTTCACGTACGACCAGCGAGGGTGAACGGCGTCAAAGACGACAATGCCTCCATCGAGTTGCCGTTCACGAAACGACGCCAGCACCTCGCGGATGTCCAAGTCGACGATCAGGTCGCCGTTGCAGACGAGGAGCTCCTCGTCGTTGTTTATCGACTCGATGGCCAGGAGCGCGGTGCAGGCCGCTCCACCCGTCGGCTCCTGGACAGGGATGACGTTAGCACCGCCGACCAGCAACCGCAGCACGTCGTCAGTGTGGAAGGACTGCAGTTCGTGGTCCTTCACCAGGAAAGTCGACCGAGTCTCGGGGGCCGCATGTAGCTCCGCGAAGTTCTCCACCACATGCTCGACGAGTGGCCTACCACTTACCTCAACGAGGTTCTTGGGGTAGCGGAAACCCGAAGCTACGAACGCCTCGTCGGAGCCGGCCATCAGGCTGACGATGTTCACTGTGCCCCCTGCTCGACCTGCGCGATGCGTGACTTGATCGACTCGTAGTCGACGTCATAGACGTCGCGCACGACCAGGAGGTGGCCGCCCGCCTCCCGCGCGGCGCGCACCCCGTTCTCGTTGTCTTCGACCACGAGACACTCGCCAGGGTCGAAGCCGAGACGCGCGAAGGCCTTCTCGTAGATCTCCGGCGACGGCTTGCCGTTGGCCACGTCCTCGTTCGACAGAACGGCGGACAGGTATTTTGACAGGTTCGCCTTGTCCATCATGATCTCCACGCTGTTGCGGACACTGTTGGACGCCACGGCCACCTTGTAGCCATCAGCCACGAGGTTGGAAAGGGCGTACTCGTGCTGGAACATCGGCTTGCACTTAGC includes the following:
- a CDS encoding glycosyltransferase family 2 protein — translated: MINIVIPMAGRGSRFADAGYELPKPLIPVRGQVPMVRVVIENLRPSEVEVRYIFLCLRQHLDTFGLADKLREWSKAECVIVPVDSVTEGAACTVLLAKDFIDNDSPLMIANSDQYVNASIDDYLAEFDSQSLDALIMTMTADDPKWSFVRFGDNGEITEVLEKVVVSDEATVGIYNFKRGSDFVRGAEAMIEKELRVNGEFYVAPVYNELISEGAKVGFFNVGSEADGMYGLGIPSDLRLFEELPVSVAAVDDCLGA
- a CDS encoding cupin domain-containing protein; translation: MNVAHLQDMVRGWFVGDFEPTLFRTGNVEVGVKSYAAGDYEDWHYHRLATEITVIVSGEVEMNGRRYGAGEILVIPPREGTDFKALTEVTNVVVKLPGATDDKYLDRADDVIDAAPVAQRMDA
- a CDS encoding glycosyltransferase family 2 protein; the protein is MNIVSLMAGSDEAFVASGFRYPKNLVEVSGRPLVEHVVENFAELHAAPETRSTFLVKDHELQSFHTDDVLRLLVGGANVIPVQEPTGGAACTALLAIESINNDEELLVCNGDLIVDLDIREVLASFRERQLDGGIVVFDAVHPRWSYVKLDAVGLVVETAEKRPISRMATVGIYYFRRGSDFVTAAFESIRKGADVGGSFYVCPVYNELILAQKRIGVFETTRLMYHSLADPQGVSDYESHLHDKEAS
- a CDS encoding HAD family hydrolase codes for the protein MTQIRAVVFDMDGVLIDAKEWHYEALNRALALFGNSISRYDHLITYDGLPTRRKLDMLTKERGLPTELHGFLNEMKQMYTMEIIHAKCKPMFQHEYALSNLVADGYKVAVASNSVRNSVEIMMDKANLSKYLSAVLSNEDVANGKPSPEIYEKAFARLGFDPGECLVVEDNENGVRAAREAGGHLLVVRDVYDVDYESIKSRIAQVEQGAQ